Proteins encoded together in one Leptospira semungkisensis window:
- a CDS encoding MBOAT family O-acyltransferase: MLFNSLAFLIFFSVVYCVYWALNHRFRRDFLILASFVFYGYWSLLFLFHFVLIVVLNYAFYYFFERQGDKKRLAWILLLNLINLFVFKYYPFFKQILGDLGINSTGLPETNLWVLPLAISFYTFQMISFQMDVHRGDFQYKVSLRDFLLFILFFPQLIAGPILRAKDFLTRIHVPKNPRMPFAIIGSWWIVIGLIKKVLIADQISPWIDTVYSSPGSFTAEAHWWSFYGFAIQIYCDFSGYTDIARGCSLLLGYKLPPNFLGPYFSSSMREFWRRWHISLSTWLRDYLYIPLGGNRGGATRTNINLFTTMLLGGLWHGANYTFVIWGAWHGALLGIERWINSKLSFFKKTPKFISALVVFHLVCIGWVFFRADSLVHAFAFLQGLVNISGEKLKLPWGTNWILIAFVLLHWVEFGGIKLKSKRVKLIALYALPIASILAGFWIAGSVSGERSFIYFQF; the protein is encoded by the coding sequence ATGTTATTTAATAGTCTCGCCTTTCTCATCTTCTTTTCCGTAGTCTATTGCGTTTACTGGGCATTGAATCATCGCTTCAGAAGGGATTTTCTGATCCTGGCTTCCTTCGTATTCTATGGATACTGGAGTTTACTCTTTCTTTTTCATTTTGTTTTGATCGTAGTGTTGAATTACGCCTTCTATTATTTTTTTGAAAGGCAGGGTGATAAGAAAAGGCTCGCTTGGATCTTGCTTTTAAACCTGATCAACCTTTTCGTATTTAAATATTATCCTTTCTTTAAGCAGATCCTAGGGGATCTCGGAATAAATTCTACAGGCCTACCGGAAACGAATCTATGGGTTCTGCCTTTAGCGATCAGCTTCTATACATTCCAAATGATCTCTTTTCAAATGGATGTGCATAGAGGAGATTTTCAATACAAGGTTTCCCTTAGAGATTTCCTACTTTTCATTCTATTCTTTCCTCAATTGATCGCGGGACCGATTCTAAGGGCTAAGGATTTTCTGACCAGGATACATGTTCCTAAGAATCCCAGAATGCCTTTCGCGATCATAGGCTCTTGGTGGATTGTCATCGGACTTATCAAGAAGGTCTTGATCGCCGATCAGATCTCTCCTTGGATCGATACAGTTTATTCTTCTCCAGGAAGCTTTACTGCGGAAGCTCATTGGTGGTCTTTTTACGGATTTGCGATCCAGATCTATTGTGATTTCTCCGGTTATACGGATATTGCCAGAGGATGTTCCCTTCTATTAGGATATAAGTTACCTCCGAATTTCTTGGGACCTTATTTCTCCTCATCTATGAGAGAGTTCTGGAGACGCTGGCATATTTCTCTTTCTACTTGGTTGAGAGATTATCTTTATATTCCTTTGGGCGGAAACCGAGGGGGAGCAACTCGTACGAATATCAATCTATTCACTACCATGCTTCTCGGAGGATTATGGCATGGAGCGAATTATACTTTCGTAATATGGGGAGCCTGGCACGGGGCATTGCTCGGGATCGAAAGATGGATCAATTCCAAGTTGTCCTTTTTCAAAAAGACACCTAAGTTTATCTCCGCTTTAGTCGTATTTCATTTGGTTTGTATCGGATGGGTTTTCTTTCGAGCAGATTCTCTTGTTCATGCGTTTGCATTCTTGCAAGGACTCGTAAATATTTCAGGTGAAAAACTAAAGCTTCCTTGGGGAACGAATTGGATTCTGATTGCTTTTGTCTTATTGCATTGGGTAGAATTCGGTGGGATCAAACTGAAATCTAAAAGAGTGAAATTAATCGCTCTCTATGCCTTGCCGATCGCAAGTATTTTGGCAGGTTTCTGGATTGCAGGCTCGGTTTCTGGAGAGAGATCCTTTATCTATTTCCAATTCTAA
- a CDS encoding ABC transporter ATP-binding protein: MKKTEQTAPLLSLHGIKFYRSGTPILDGVDLQISSGEHWVLLGRNGAGKTTLVNLIYGSVWPTAGRINLFGETFGETPLQVLRYKIGILDSSQQESALQKGLTVHDVLLTGFFHTIGFYRESDPWEEKEAERILEENGFGAKRNQLFRTLSSGEKKKVLFLRAMCTSPEFVILDEPCSGLDLTAREDFIDFLDEYKKNRNFTSIYITHRIDEIPPFYEHAALLKSGKILFSGNILDAFTSEKLTQLYDRKVVVENKNGTWMAINERR, translated from the coding sequence ATGAAGAAAACTGAACAGACCGCTCCTTTATTAAGCCTGCATGGGATCAAATTCTATAGATCTGGAACTCCGATCTTGGATGGGGTCGACTTGCAGATCAGCTCCGGAGAGCATTGGGTTCTTCTTGGCAGAAATGGAGCAGGAAAGACTACTCTGGTCAATCTGATCTACGGTTCCGTATGGCCAACTGCCGGCAGGATCAATCTATTCGGCGAGACCTTTGGAGAAACTCCTCTCCAAGTACTTCGCTATAAGATCGGTATTCTGGATTCTTCTCAGCAGGAAAGCGCTCTGCAAAAAGGGCTTACAGTCCACGACGTACTACTTACCGGCTTTTTTCATACCATCGGCTTCTATAGAGAATCCGATCCTTGGGAAGAAAAAGAAGCAGAACGAATCTTAGAAGAAAACGGATTCGGAGCCAAAAGAAACCAATTGTTTCGCACTCTTTCTTCTGGAGAAAAGAAGAAGGTACTCTTCCTAAGAGCAATGTGCACTTCTCCAGAATTTGTGATCCTGGATGAGCCCTGCTCCGGTTTGGATCTGACTGCGAGAGAGGACTTCATAGACTTCTTGGATGAATATAAGAAAAACCGCAACTTTACTTCTATCTATATCACTCACAGAATAGACGAGATCCCTCCTTTCTACGAGCATGCTGCTCTTTTGAAATCCGGAAAGATCCTGTTCTCAGGAAATATCCTGGATGCATTCACCTCTGAGAAACTCACTCAGCTTTATGACAGAAAAGTCGTGGTGGAAAATAAGAACGGTACTTGGATGGCGATCAACGAGAGAAGATAA
- a CDS encoding type II toxin-antitoxin system antitoxin SocA domain-containing protein has product MEKLLEVISFILQRSPRGRNRQELAKLIYLSDGVFFQKYAKVITEQKYIHLEDSPYPMELNQALLHLKENRLIDVTPKLTDTGISGYLLTWVGTSHEDEIDLNRQEKRILRKVLENFKGSVYDENRVYPNLYENYVITPLFSEIKFSKETINTKIHFFKRKTLLNISGKIFKVLFSE; this is encoded by the coding sequence ATGGAAAAGCTGCTCGAAGTCATCTCCTTTATACTGCAAAGATCTCCGAGAGGGCGAAACCGTCAGGAATTAGCAAAACTCATTTATCTCTCGGACGGAGTATTCTTCCAAAAATACGCCAAAGTGATTACCGAGCAGAAATACATCCACTTAGAAGATTCCCCCTATCCGATGGAATTGAATCAAGCGTTGCTTCATCTAAAAGAAAACCGTCTAATTGATGTGACCCCGAAATTGACGGATACCGGTATATCCGGTTATCTTTTGACCTGGGTGGGAACGAGCCACGAGGACGAGATCGATCTGAATCGTCAGGAAAAACGTATCCTTCGCAAAGTCCTAGAGAATTTCAAGGGAAGCGTTTACGACGAGAATCGTGTGTATCCAAATCTCTATGAGAATTACGTGATTACTCCTCTTTTCTCCGAGATTAAGTTTAGTAAAGAAACCATTAATACTAAAATCCACTTCTTTAAGAGAAAAACGCTTTTGAATATATCGGGCAAAATATTTAAGGTACTTTTTAGCGAGTAA
- the topA gene encoding type I DNA topoisomerase: MSVLLIVESPTKVKTISSYLGKEFKVLATFGHVFDLPSDRLGIEIENDFSPEYVILKGKKQILSAILKEAKASSQILIATDPDREGEFIGSILAEKIGKKKNISRIRFQEISKETILSAVSNPGPIDPDLVDSQKARRILDRLIGYKVSPFLWRAIGDGLSAGRVQSVALKWISEREEEIRIFVPETSWLVAATVPFGSGEKEKILFYPDLDAFTSEEAASDFLKSILNKTDRLKVLTRKEKDGQTLPPSPFTTASLQQEAFRSLKLPAAKTMRLAQELYEGVDLGKGKTQGLITYMRTDSVRISSQALGSIRKKVASLFGEDSLSETTSSYRVKKSKGKAQDAHEAIRPVDPFLDPDSLHRLGERALSKDAKKLYELIWKRSIASQMKSERWKRLEFTAEAGGLVWKGEGTFTLDPGYKILYGGNPEKFPFWKKEDLLSPSSWDLVQKTTEPPPRYTEASLIAKLEKEGIGRPSTFAAILETLYKRKYARSEKGKLFAEILGEKVNSFLQAAFSELFREKFTSEMEGKLDSIAQGEESRSKVLSEFYSFLDSSLKKTDIKKINSELRQKPKVARYGICPVCKQGERVRKKSSKKKEYYICSRFPECDYAEYVS, translated from the coding sequence ATGTCTGTCCTTCTGATCGTAGAGTCTCCCACGAAAGTCAAAACGATCTCTTCGTATCTCGGAAAGGAATTCAAAGTTCTCGCGACCTTCGGGCATGTGTTCGATCTTCCTTCCGACAGACTTGGAATAGAGATAGAGAATGATTTTTCTCCCGAATATGTAATTCTCAAAGGAAAGAAGCAAATTCTCTCCGCAATCCTGAAAGAAGCCAAGGCTTCTTCTCAAATACTGATCGCTACTGACCCGGATAGAGAAGGGGAGTTTATAGGTTCTATACTCGCAGAGAAGATCGGTAAGAAGAAAAATATTTCTCGCATTCGCTTTCAAGAGATCAGCAAAGAAACGATCTTAAGCGCAGTATCCAATCCGGGACCGATTGATCCTGATTTAGTAGATTCTCAAAAGGCAAGAAGGATCCTAGATCGGCTTATCGGTTATAAGGTAAGTCCTTTTCTATGGAGAGCGATCGGCGATGGACTTTCTGCGGGTAGAGTGCAGTCAGTTGCTTTAAAATGGATTTCTGAGAGAGAAGAAGAGATTCGCATCTTTGTTCCGGAAACTTCCTGGTTAGTCGCGGCCACTGTCCCCTTCGGTTCGGGCGAAAAAGAAAAGATCCTATTCTATCCGGACCTAGATGCATTTACTTCGGAAGAAGCCGCATCTGATTTTCTGAAATCCATATTAAATAAAACGGATCGTCTCAAGGTCCTGACCAGAAAAGAGAAGGATGGACAAACTCTTCCTCCTTCTCCATTCACCACTGCATCCTTGCAACAGGAAGCGTTTCGTAGCCTGAAGCTTCCTGCCGCAAAGACGATGAGATTAGCACAGGAATTGTACGAAGGAGTGGATCTCGGAAAAGGAAAGACCCAAGGACTCATCACATACATGAGAACAGACTCTGTCCGAATCTCATCTCAGGCATTGGGGTCCATACGAAAGAAGGTAGCTTCTTTATTTGGAGAAGATTCGTTGTCCGAGACCACAAGCTCGTACCGGGTCAAGAAGAGCAAGGGCAAGGCTCAGGATGCTCATGAGGCAATTCGACCAGTAGATCCTTTCTTGGATCCGGATTCGCTTCACAGGTTGGGAGAAAGAGCATTAAGTAAGGATGCAAAAAAACTCTATGAGCTAATATGGAAACGATCCATTGCCTCTCAGATGAAATCGGAAAGATGGAAGAGATTGGAATTCACTGCAGAGGCTGGCGGTCTTGTTTGGAAGGGAGAAGGTACATTCACACTGGATCCAGGATATAAGATCTTGTACGGAGGAAATCCGGAAAAGTTTCCTTTCTGGAAAAAGGAAGATCTACTTTCTCCTTCTTCTTGGGACTTAGTTCAAAAAACCACGGAACCTCCACCCAGATATACGGAGGCGAGCCTAATCGCCAAACTGGAAAAAGAAGGAATCGGAAGACCATCTACATTTGCGGCTATATTAGAAACTCTTTATAAACGAAAATATGCACGCTCCGAAAAAGGAAAATTATTCGCGGAAATCTTAGGAGAGAAAGTAAACTCCTTCCTACAAGCTGCCTTTTCCGAGCTATTCAGAGAAAAATTCACTTCTGAAATGGAAGGAAAACTGGATTCAATCGCGCAAGGAGAAGAATCTAGATCGAAAGTACTTTCCGAATTCTATTCTTTTCTAGATTCCAGTCTGAAGAAAACCGATATCAAAAAGATCAATTCGGAGTTGAGACAGAAACCAAAGGTCGCTAGATATGGGATCTGTCCGGTATGCAAGCAAGGAGAAAGAGTCAGAAAAAAATCCTCTAAGAAAAAAGAATATTATATCTGCTCTAGATTCCCCGAATGTGATTATGCGGAGTATGTTTCTTAA
- a CDS encoding HDOD domain-containing protein yields MLNATELTETLVAGKEIDLEYRFISDEDHQQIYLLLLQILGNLDRLFLTEVVSTILKELLMNANKANAKRIFFLTEGLNINESSHYNKGMKRFLEEIIHKWDEQEKVLKGSNLAVRLRAKIMNQNLIFLIENDAALLPQELERIKARLESASKFNDLSDAFLSMADSQESAGLGLVLIQLLLKNSGIGSDKFKIETDGKITRATLVIPKQIVPLDVATKLKDKIFAEVEGLPPLPNTLTRIINLCNNPDSDLGVIANEIEKNPAMSADLLKLSNSAGFASRNKVNTIVQAVKVVGLKNVRNLLYVSGVRKIMEGRYSKLQEVWNHSNLASFFARQVSQRAGLGKLSDIAAVGALLHDLGKFILLSLEPTLFKRLASYQKHRDLSNSTILEEISTGISHPTLGAMLARKWDFPPDLVHMIEFHHRAFMASNTIYVDLVDSVYLANMMCDYLEKKISYYAVDSSILKKFQLDDKAKFEETCEKLAKAYEIANEEN; encoded by the coding sequence ATGCTAAATGCAACGGAACTCACTGAGACTCTAGTCGCCGGTAAAGAAATAGATCTAGAATATAGATTTATTTCTGATGAAGATCATCAGCAGATCTACCTACTCCTCCTACAAATTTTAGGGAACCTTGATCGACTCTTTTTGACAGAAGTCGTCTCGACTATCCTAAAAGAACTCCTGATGAATGCCAATAAGGCGAATGCAAAGAGGATCTTCTTTCTTACAGAAGGACTCAATATCAACGAATCTTCTCACTATAACAAGGGAATGAAACGGTTCTTAGAAGAGATCATTCATAAATGGGATGAACAGGAGAAGGTACTGAAAGGTTCCAATTTGGCAGTGCGACTCCGAGCCAAGATCATGAATCAGAATCTGATCTTTCTAATAGAGAATGATGCTGCTCTTCTTCCCCAAGAATTGGAAAGGATCAAAGCAAGGCTCGAATCGGCGAGTAAGTTCAACGATCTATCGGATGCATTTCTCTCCATGGCGGATAGTCAGGAAAGCGCGGGCCTTGGCCTTGTACTCATTCAACTCCTTCTGAAAAACTCAGGGATCGGTTCCGACAAATTCAAGATTGAAACAGATGGAAAGATCACAAGAGCTACTCTAGTGATACCTAAGCAGATCGTTCCATTGGATGTTGCCACCAAACTCAAGGATAAGATCTTCGCGGAGGTCGAAGGACTTCCTCCTCTTCCAAACACATTGACTAGAATCATTAATCTTTGCAACAATCCGGACTCTGATCTTGGCGTCATTGCGAATGAGATAGAAAAGAATCCCGCTATGAGTGCGGATCTTTTAAAACTATCCAACTCCGCGGGATTCGCCAGTAGGAATAAGGTGAATACCATCGTCCAAGCTGTTAAGGTCGTAGGACTGAAAAACGTTCGAAACCTTCTCTACGTTTCCGGAGTAAGAAAGATCATGGAAGGAAGGTATTCCAAATTGCAGGAAGTTTGGAATCACTCGAATCTCGCAAGCTTCTTCGCAAGACAGGTCTCTCAAAGAGCCGGACTAGGCAAGCTTTCGGATATCGCTGCAGTCGGTGCTCTTCTGCATGATTTGGGAAAATTCATTTTACTTTCCTTGGAACCTACTTTGTTCAAACGCTTAGCGTCTTACCAAAAACATAGGGATCTCTCCAATTCGACTATACTCGAAGAGATCTCAACCGGGATCTCTCATCCTACTTTAGGTGCTATGCTTGCTAGGAAATGGGATTTTCCTCCGGATCTGGTCCACATGATCGAATTCCATCATAGAGCCTTCATGGCGTCTAACACCATTTATGTGGATTTAGTCGATTCAGTATATCTCGCCAATATGATGTGCGACTATCTGGAGAAGAAGATCAGCTATTATGCCGTCGATTCCAGCATTTTGAAAAAATTCCAATTGGACGATAAGGCCAAGTTTGAGGAGACTTGCGAAAAACTGGCCAAGGCTTACGAGATAGCAAATGAAGAAAACTGA
- the panD gene encoding aspartate 1-decarboxylase produces the protein MQITVCKGKIHRATVTDADLNYEGSLTVDMDLVDAAGMFPYEKVSVVNVNNGARFETYLIEGKRGSGEICLNGAAARLGMKGDKVIIISYGSLEEKDLPKGYKPQVVLVDEKNHIKKA, from the coding sequence ATGCAGATCACTGTTTGCAAAGGCAAGATCCATAGAGCCACCGTTACGGATGCCGACTTAAATTACGAAGGCAGCCTGACCGTAGATATGGACTTAGTAGATGCCGCGGGAATGTTCCCGTATGAAAAAGTATCCGTGGTGAACGTAAACAATGGCGCCAGATTCGAAACCTATCTGATCGAAGGAAAGAGAGGTTCCGGAGAGATCTGCCTGAATGGAGCTGCGGCTCGTTTAGGAATGAAGGGAGACAAGGTAATCATCATCTCCTACGGATCTCTCGAAGAAAAGGATCTGCCCAAGGGTTACAAACCTCAGGTGGTTCTGGTAGACGAGAAGAACCATATCAAAAAAGCCTAA